Genomic segment of Archangium lipolyticum:
ACTTGTCCGCCTGGCGCCAGACCGTTTCGGACTGGGGCTCGACACCGTTCACGCCGTCGAAGACCGCGATGGCCCCGTCCAGCACGCGCAACGAGCGCTCCACCTCGATGGTGAAGTCCACGTGCCCCGGCGTGTCGATGATGTTGATGCGGAACTTCTGATCGCTCCGGGTCCAGAAGGCGGTGATCGCGGCCGAGGTGATCGTGATGCCGCGCTCACGCTCCTGCACCATCCAGTCCGTGGTCGTGGTGCCTTCATGCACCTCGCCCATCTTGTGGATGGCTCCCGTGTAGAACAGGATCCGTTCCGTGGTCGTGGTCTTGCCGGCATCGATGTGCGCCATGATGCCGATGTTGCGATAGCGCTCGAGCGGATACTCGCGAGGCATTTCTCCGAACCTCTCCAAGAACGGGAACGGGCGTGCTCCCCTGCCCTTCCAACCACGAACTCACGTAAACGGATGTCAAAGACCGGAAACACCCGGACGCGGGGGGCCGCATCCGGGTGCCGGGCACTGCGTCAAACCGAGGACTACCAGCGGTAGTGGGCGAAGGCCTTGTTGGCCTCGGCCATCTTGTGCGTGTCCTCGCGCTTCTTCACCGCGTTGCCACGGTTGTTGGCGGCGTCCATGATCTCGCCGGCCAGCTTCTCCATGGCCGTCTTCTCACCGCGCGCCTTCGCGTAGGTGATGATCCAGCGCATGCCCAGCGCCACGCGGCGGTCCTGACGGACCTCCACGGGAACCTGGTAGGTGGCGCCACCGACGCGGCGGCTCTTCACCTCGAGCACGGGCTTGACGTTGTCCAGGGCCTTCTTGAAGGTCTTGAGGGGATCCTCCTTCGCACGCTCCTCGATGAGGGCGAAGGCGCCGTAGCACACCCGCTCGGCGATGGACTTCTTCCCCTTGCGCATCAGGTCGTTCACGAACTTCGTGACGAGGCGGTCCTGGAACTTCGGATCGGGAAGGATCTTGCGCTTGGCTACTACGCGACGACGAGGCATTGCTTTCTATCCCTTACGCCCCGCTCCCATGCACCCGGGAGGCTCTGTTGGGGCTTCGAACTGCGTTGGCGATGTCGAGGAAGCTCCCCAGGGTGCGGGGCAAGCGACCTATGCGAATGAGACGAAGGTGATCGACCCGAATCAGCTCGGGCGCTTGGCGCCGTACTTGGAACGGCCCTGCTTGCGGCCGGCCACGCCCACGGAGTCCAGCGTGCCGCGGATGATGTGGTAGCGAACGCCGGGGAGGTCCTTCACACGGCCACCGCGGATCATCACCACCGAGTGCTCCTGGAGGTTGTGACCCACGCCGGGGATGTAGGACGTCACCTCGATCCCGTTGGTGAGGCGCACACGGGCCACCTTGCGGAGCGCCGAGTTCGGCTTCTTCGGGGTGGTGGTGTACACGCGGGTGCAGACGCCGCGCTTCTGAGGGCACTCCTTCAGAGCGGGGCTCTTGCCCTTGATGTTCAACTTCTCGCGGCCCTGACGGACCAGCTGACTGATGGTTGGCACTGAGCTTCTCTTCCTTCCCGATTGTCCCGGGCGGGTGTACCCGGGGGCGCATACAAACCTACAACTGCGCTTGAAAAAGGGCCGCGAGTATAGGGAGGGAGCACCCCGTGTCAAGCACTGCCGGCCCACGGGGTTCGAACCGTGGACTCCACCGGGGTCCATTCCTACGGTCTGTTGGCGGGCTCGCTCCTCTACTCTCCCAGCACCTAGAAGTCGAGGACCATCACGATCGCGTCCTCGGGGGGCTGCCCCTCTTCCACGTAGTAGTTCGGCCGCACGCCCACCGGGCGGAAGCCGAACGACTTGTAGAGATTGATGGCGGGCTCGTTGCTCCGGCGCACCTCCAATGTCGCCAGGCAGCACTTGCGCGCCCGCCCCTCGTCCAGGGTGGCTTCCATGAGCCTGCGGCCCACCCCCCGCCGCCGGTGCTCCGGCGCGGTGGCCACGTTGAGCACGTGCACCTCGTCATGGACGATCCAGAAGATGGAGACCCCCAGCAGGCGGCGCCCTCCCTCCGGCAGGGGCTCCTCCAGGAGGAAGATGACCGACCAGTCGTGGCTCAGCTCGCGCTGCAACAGCTCGAACGACCACGGACTGCGGAACGAGGCCTTCTCCAGCTCCATCACCGCCGGCAGGTCCTCCCGCGTCATCCTCCGGATCAGGAACGGACACGGCCTCGACTCCCTCGGACGGAACTCCTCGCGCATCCGCCTCATGGCTGAGCCTCCCGGGCGAAGGGGGCCACCCGCCGCACCCGCGCACTCGCCCTCACCTTGTCGAACTCCTCCTTCGCCAGCTGGTGGTAGCTCTCCCGGACCAGCTTCTCCTTCAGCGCCTCCCGCACCGACTCGTACGGCCCGCCCAGCGTCGCCTTGTGCTCCTCCCAGTACCGCCGCACCTCCGCCTCGCTCACCTGTGCCCGCAGGCGGATCCGGCTATCCAGGATGCGCTCGGCCCGCACTCCCCGCTCCAGCACCGCCGTCAGCTGCTCCAGGTCCGCGTCGTGCCGCGCCAGGAACGCCAGCAGCGCCGGCTCGCTCTCGAAGCGCTCGCGGAAGGACCTCAGCCGCGCATCCACCTCCGAACGCTCCGCCTGGAACGCCTGCAGCCTGTCCGCCCCCGCCACCAGCAGCCGATGGCCGATCGCCAGCTCCAGCGCCTTCTGAAGCGTCTGCTCGTCGAGTGGGGCCTCGGCCGCTCGCATGCCTCCCAGCTGCACGAGCGTCACCCGCGCCTCGAACTCCAGCTCGCTCAGGGTCAGGACCTGGTTCTCGATGACCGCCACCACCCGGTCGATGACGCGGCCCCCGGACACCGAGGGCTCCTCGGCGACAGCCTGCCCGGCCACCGCCAATGAGACCAGCACGAGCCAGCCCATCAGCCCCGTCTTCGCTCCACCCAGGCGCGGCGCTCCCATGCTCTCCCTCGTCCCTCCGGCCACTTTATACATCCGGACCGAAGGACACACGCCGTGCTGGCGCTTGCCGCACAGCTGGTTACGATCTTGCAGTTTGGAGGGCGGCAAACCCCATGGCGGACGACTACTACCAGATTCTCGGCGTGTCCCGGACGGCCTCTGCCGACGAAATCAAGAAGGCCTTCCGCAAACTCGCTCGCCAGTACCACCCCGACGTCAACCCGGGGAACAAGGCGGCCGAGGAGAAATTCAAGCAGCTCAACGCGGCCTTCGAGGTGCTCTCGGACGAGCGCAAGCGCAAGCTCTACGACGAGTTCGGCGACGAGGCTTCCAAGTTCGGCTTCGATGAGAAGAAGGCCGCGCAGTACCGGGCCTACAAGGCCGCGCAGGCGGCCGGCGGCGGCATGCCGTTCGGCGGTGGCGGCGGCGTGGACTTCGACCTGGGCGACATCCTCGGGGACATCTTCAACCGCTCGCGCGGTGGCGGTGGCGGCGGCGTGGACTTCGGAGAGATCTTCGGGCGCGCCGGGGGAGGCCGGGGGGATGGACCCACCCCGGGTGAGGACATCACGGCCAGGCTCACGCTCAGCTTCAACGAGGCCCTCACCGGCATCGAGCGCGGCATCTCCCTGCAGCGCCCCGGCCGCTGCCAGCGCTGTCAGGGCTCGGGGCACGTGGGGACGCCCACCACGTGCGCCACGTGCGGCGGCACCGGGCGCGCCCGCCGGGGCAGCGGCATCCTGGGCATGGGCGGCGCGTGCCCCTCCTGCCACGGCTCGGGCCGCTCCGCGCCCCCCTGCCCTTCCTGCCAGTCCACGGGCGTGGTGGACGAGACGGCGCGCCTCACCGT
This window contains:
- the rpsG gene encoding 30S ribosomal protein S7, which encodes MPRRRVVAKRKILPDPKFQDRLVTKFVNDLMRKGKKSIAERVCYGAFALIEERAKEDPLKTFKKALDNVKPVLEVKSRRVGGATYQVPVEVRQDRRVALGMRWIITYAKARGEKTAMEKLAGEIMDAANNRGNAVKKREDTHKMAEANKAFAHYRW
- the rpsL gene encoding 30S ribosomal protein S12 — translated: MPTISQLVRQGREKLNIKGKSPALKECPQKRGVCTRVYTTTPKKPNSALRKVARVRLTNGIEVTSYIPGVGHNLQEHSVVMIRGGRVKDLPGVRYHIIRGTLDSVGVAGRKQGRSKYGAKRPS
- the rimI gene encoding ribosomal protein S18-alanine N-acetyltransferase → MRRMREEFRPRESRPCPFLIRRMTREDLPAVMELEKASFRSPWSFELLQRELSHDWSVIFLLEEPLPEGGRRLLGVSIFWIVHDEVHVLNVATAPEHRRRGVGRRLMEATLDEGRARKCCLATLEVRRSNEPAINLYKSFGFRPVGVRPNYYVEEGQPPEDAIVMVLDF
- a CDS encoding DnaJ C-terminal domain-containing protein — protein: MADDYYQILGVSRTASADEIKKAFRKLARQYHPDVNPGNKAAEEKFKQLNAAFEVLSDERKRKLYDEFGDEASKFGFDEKKAAQYRAYKAAQAAGGGMPFGGGGGVDFDLGDILGDIFNRSRGGGGGGVDFGEIFGRAGGGRGDGPTPGEDITARLTLSFNEALTGIERGISLQRPGRCQRCQGSGHVGTPTTCATCGGTGRARRGSGILGMGGACPSCHGSGRSAPPCPSCQSTGVVDETARLTVKIPAGVQTGSKIRLAGQGAAGTHGGPPGDLYIETQVTEHPLVRREGDDLYLDLPVTVTEAMLGAEVRVPTFQGEVTVKVPPGSQSGRRMRLRGRGAPSLKGGPSGDLYLTLQVKVPEHPSSEARKAAEALASAYQTDVRGSLQL